One genomic segment of Nitrospirota bacterium includes these proteins:
- a CDS encoding ABC transporter permease has protein sequence MQRKNRLASCTGNGVKALDHKLWRDLWKMKGQALAIALVIGSGVATFVRRIGTMHSLNITRDIFYRDYGFARVFASLKRAPENVKQRISEIPGVDRVETRVVADVNLDIKVFPEPVTARLVSIPDSGTPLLNRLYIRRGRMVDSSRDNEVIVSEAFAEAHGFSPGDRIGAVINGRWKTLVITGLALSPEFVLQTRPGAISPDYKRYAILWMARSPLG, from the coding sequence CCTCGCGAGCTGCACTGGTAACGGTGTGAAGGCGCTCGACCATAAGCTCTGGCGTGACCTCTGGAAGATGAAGGGCCAGGCCCTTGCCATTGCCCTGGTTATCGGCAGCGGCGTTGCCACCTTTGTGAGGCGGATCGGCACCATGCACTCGCTGAACATCACGCGGGACATATTCTATCGGGACTATGGTTTTGCCAGGGTCTTTGCTTCCCTGAAGCGGGCGCCGGAAAACGTGAAGCAGCGTATCAGCGAGATACCCGGTGTGGACCGTGTTGAGACGCGGGTGGTCGCTGACGTGAATCTCGATATCAAGGTTTTCCCTGAGCCGGTCACGGCCCGGCTCGTCTCGATACCGGACAGCGGCACGCCGCTCCTCAACAGGCTCTATATCCGGAGAGGCCGGATGGTCGATTCTTCGAGGGACAACGAGGTGATCGTGAGCGAGGCCTTTGCAGAGGCGCACGGTTTTTCGCCCGGTGACAGGATCGGTGCGGTCATCAACGGCAGGTGGAAGACCCTTGTCATTACCGGCCTTGCCCTCTCGCCGGAATTCGTATTGCAGACACGCCCCGGCGCGATCAGCCCTGACTACAAACGGTATGCAATACTCTGGATGGCACGGTCTCCTCTGGG